The following proteins are co-located in the Cyanobacterium stanieri LEGE 03274 genome:
- a CDS encoding long-chain fatty acid--CoA ligase has product MNNINSTKYLDLKSLAGIWNLIPSEFSDTLALHDPHSTPELKLSYQELYEKIQLFATGLQSLGIDAGSKVSLFADNSPRWLMADQGIIMAGGVDAVRSSGAEKNELLYILDDSDSVALVVQDLDCLQKLRPEVDTYALKAVILLSDQVFEGDLPFPVYNFSALMELGSQGSFTPTQGDINDLATLIYTSGTTGKPKGVMLSHGNLLHQVRNLETIIQPSKGDRILTILPSWHSYERAAEYFLLSRGTTLIYTNIRYFKQDLKDYKPNYMVGVPRLWESIYEGVQKNFRDSGKQKLVNFFLGMSQNYLDGKRAQSGLDLQNLNPSGMDKFIGTIKTIVFYPFHILGDKLVYTKVREGVGNSIKAWISGGGSLAKHIDNFFQIVNIPLLVGYGLTETSPVTNARRMNRNIVGASGQPLPETEIMIVNPETKTPLPQGEKGLVFIRGTQVMQGYYKKPEATAKAINEDGWFDSGDLGWLTPDNDLVITGRAKDTIVLSNGENIEPQPLEDVCLRSAYVDQIMLVGQDQKYLGALIVPNLEALSAWAKENKVSLKIPDMGASRDEVENSDLYSKEVMSLFKQELNREVKNRPGYRPDDRIAVFELILEPFSMANGMMTQTLKVKRPVVTNHYQDMIDAMFS; this is encoded by the coding sequence ATGAATAATATTAATTCTACCAAGTATTTAGACCTTAAGTCTTTGGCCGGAATCTGGAATTTAATTCCCTCCGAATTTAGCGATACTTTAGCATTACATGATCCCCATAGTACCCCTGAACTAAAATTAAGTTATCAGGAATTATATGAAAAAATCCAACTTTTTGCCACGGGGTTACAATCCTTGGGCATTGATGCGGGGAGTAAGGTTTCTTTATTTGCCGATAATAGTCCCCGTTGGCTAATGGCAGACCAGGGTATTATTATGGCAGGGGGAGTGGATGCGGTGCGCTCTAGTGGAGCGGAAAAAAATGAGTTACTTTATATCCTTGATGACAGTGATAGTGTGGCTTTGGTGGTTCAAGATTTGGACTGTTTACAAAAATTACGGCCTGAGGTGGATACTTATGCTTTAAAAGCCGTTATCTTGCTTTCAGATCAAGTATTTGAAGGAGATTTACCTTTTCCTGTGTATAATTTTTCTGCTTTGATGGAATTGGGAAGCCAAGGAAGTTTTACCCCCACCCAGGGAGATATAAATGATTTAGCAACCCTGATTTATACTTCTGGCACTACGGGTAAACCCAAGGGGGTAATGTTATCCCATGGTAATTTGTTACATCAGGTGCGTAATTTAGAGACGATTATTCAACCGTCTAAGGGCGATCGCATCTTAACCATTTTACCCAGTTGGCACTCCTACGAAAGAGCCGCCGAATATTTCTTATTATCCCGTGGTACTACCTTAATCTATACCAATATCCGTTACTTTAAACAGGACTTAAAAGATTATAAACCTAACTATATGGTAGGTGTTCCTCGTCTCTGGGAATCTATTTATGAAGGAGTACAAAAAAACTTCCGTGATAGCGGTAAACAAAAATTAGTTAATTTCTTCCTAGGAATGTCTCAAAATTACTTAGACGGTAAACGCGCCCAATCAGGATTAGACTTACAAAACCTCAACCCTAGCGGGATGGATAAATTTATCGGCACAATAAAAACCATCGTTTTCTATCCCTTCCACATCCTCGGAGATAAATTAGTTTATACCAAAGTCAGAGAAGGGGTAGGTAATAGCATTAAAGCATGGATTAGTGGCGGAGGCTCTCTTGCCAAACATATAGATAACTTTTTCCAAATTGTCAACATTCCCCTATTAGTGGGCTATGGTTTAACTGAAACTTCCCCTGTTACCAATGCCCGTCGCATGAATCGTAATATCGTTGGTGCTTCTGGGCAACCCCTCCCCGAAACTGAAATTATGATTGTTAATCCTGAAACTAAAACACCCTTACCCCAAGGAGAAAAAGGATTAGTCTTTATCCGAGGTACTCAGGTAATGCAGGGTTATTATAAAAAACCTGAAGCCACCGCCAAGGCTATTAACGAAGATGGTTGGTTTGATAGTGGCGATTTGGGTTGGTTAACCCCTGATAACGACTTGGTAATCACGGGTAGGGCAAAGGATACCATTGTTTTGAGTAATGGGGAAAATATTGAACCCCAACCCCTTGAGGATGTTTGTTTACGCAGTGCTTATGTCGATCAAATTATGTTGGTAGGGCAAGATCAAAAATACTTGGGGGCTTTGATAGTGCCAAATCTTGAGGCGTTGAGTGCATGGGCAAAAGAAAATAAAGTTTCCCTAAAGATTCCTGATATGGGGGCATCGAGAGATGAAGTAGAAAATAGCGATCTTTATTCTAAGGAGGTTATGAGCCTATTTAAACAAGAGTTAAACCGTGAGGTTAAAAATCGCCCTGGCTATCGTCCTGATGACCGTATCGCTGTTTTTGAGTTGATTTTAGAGCCTTTTTCCATGGCCAATGGTATGATGACCCAAACCCTAAAGGTTAAACGCCCTGTGGTAACAAACCATTATCAGGATATGATAGACGCAATGTTTTCATGA